In the Terriglobus sp. RCC_193 genome, CCTGCTCGGCATGGTGGGCAAGAGCGAGCGCGGACCGCAGGCGATAGAAGCGATCAAGGACAACGGCGCGGTGTATCTGATGGCAGTTGGCGGCGCGGCGTATCTGGTGTCGAAAGCCATCAAGGCGTCGAAGGTGCTGGCGTTTGAAGACCTTGGCATGGAGGCAATCTACGAGTTTGAAGTGGTGGATATGCCCGTGACCGTGGCGGTGAGCGCCGATGGCACCAGCGTTCACACCACCGGTCCGGCGGAATGGTCAGCGCGGATTGCAGCTTCGCAGAATCTTGGCGGCGTGCCGATTCTTCAGTAAGCACGCGACTTTAGAGATGCATCCAACGCAGTTCTGGTGCATCCTAGAAGGCAGGAGGACAGTGGAATGCGGAAGACAATCGCCAATGCGATGCTTTGCCTGCTTTTGCTGCTCTCCGTGGGAACAGCGCGTTGCGAATCGTTGTGCGCCGTATCGGCAATGCCTGCGATGGCTGCATCCATGATGGATGAAGCTGCAGCGATGCCGCAGGACGATGCGATGGCGATGGACTCCGGCATGGAGCATTGCCAGGGCATGCGTGCAGAGCACAACAATCTGCCTAACGCCGATGCCGGATGTGGGCAGATGAACTGCCGCCATCAGGCGCTGCCTTCTTCGGCGGACTTCCGGGTTGTCACGGATGGCTCTGGATTGCTTGTGGCTGTGGTCCTTCCTGTCACAGAGCATGTGGTTGTGCCAATCACACGCACGCTGGATGCCTCAGATCATCCTCTTGCTGTACCGCTTTCTCCTCTCGAACAAACCTCCATGCTGCGCGTGTAATACGCCGGTTGCTGCCGCGTGTTTGTAGATGCGCGGCAATGCACTCTGACGTTGCGGTGCGTTGGATCGTGCCGTGTTCACACGTTGTGTTTTTTCAGCATGGAGTTTTCAAAGATGTCGACACGCAGATCGTTTCTGCAGCGCACGGCTGCATGGTCGGCGGCATTGCTTGCCGCTGGGCGCGAAGGTAAGGCCGAGATTGTGGCCTCTGTTCCGCAGAATCCGGGGCCGCAGGTGCATGCCAGGGGCGGATACCTTGGGACAGCGAGTGGCTCGCTTTCAAAATTGGATACAGGCGCAAAGCCGTCGGGTACGGCTCCCGTCATCACCACCGAGGTGGGAGATTTGCCGTTTCAGATGGATGGCGATGTCAAAGTGTTCCACCTGACTGCCAGCGTCTTTCGCCAACAGATCGCGCCGCAGAAGTGGGCGGATGTCTGGGGCTTTAACGGTAGTGCGCCGGGACCGACGATCCAGGTCACGCAGGGCGATAAGATTCGTGTGATCTATAAGAACGAACTGCCCGAGTCGACCTCAATTCACTGGCACGGATTTGAAGACACCATCGGCAACGATGGTATGCCCGGCATCAGCCAGGAGCCCATCAAACCCGGTGAAAGTTATACGTATCACTTCACCATTAAGCAGGAAGGCACCTTCTTCTATCACTCGCACATGGCCATGCAGGAGATGGCAGGCATGTTGGGCGCGGTGATCATGCATCCACGTGTGCCTTATCGTCCGCACTGCGAGAAGGACTACCTGATTCACCTGCAGGAGTTCGCGCTGCTTGCAAACCAGACGATTCCCGACACCATGAAGATGGAGTACAACTGGCTGTTGCTGAACGGCAAGGCCAGCCCCGCAACAACGCCGCTGATTGTGAAACAGGGTGAGCGTATTCGTATTCGCTTTGTGAATATGGGCATGGATCATCATCCGATGCATGTGCATGGACACACGTTCTATACGACAGGCACCGAGGGTGGCCGCATTCCAGAGACGGCGTGGTGGCCGGGCAACACGGTGCTGGTCGGCGTGGGGCAATCCCGCGATGTGGAGTTTGTTGCGGACAATCCCGGCGACTGGATGCTGCACTGCCATCTACCGCACCACATGATGAACCAGATGGTGACGCAGGTGGGGCCGATGACGCGCCCCATGAATATGGACACGGCCGCAAAGCCTGCATCGCGCAATGGTGATAGTGCATTGGCTGACACCGACATGGATCCATCCATGATGGGCATGATGCAGCAGCAGATGGACGGTTCGCCGCGTATGAGTGCGCAACAGCGCAAGCAGCAGAATGCCTTTGACACCAGCCACGAAGGCATGATGCAGCAGATGCAGGAGACAGCGCCAAACGCAGAAAACGTGCCGAACTATCCGCAGGACGCGCTGATGGAAGGGCCGATGATGACGATGGATGCACTGGTCAATCGGCCGGAGAATCTTGGCCTGCGCACAAACTGGAGTCGATTCATGCAAGGCATGATGACGTTTGTACGCGTGTTGCCTGCCGAGCAATATGACCGCGTGATTGCTGCGATGAGGGCTGCCAATCGTTCGAACGATCCATTCGTTTCGTTGTATGGAGGCGCTGCAACGAGTGCTGTCGCAAAGGTCGAGGAGGTGCGTCGATGAAGATGCATTTTCTGGTACTGGTATGTGTGATGGCAAGTGGTGCGGCTGCAGCGCAGTCGATGGAAGGCATGCATCATGATCATGCTGCGATGCAACAACAGCAACAGAACTTACCTGTAACTTCGGAGCCGCTTGTATATCCCATGCAGGCAGTGCAGGAGCCGGAGGCGCTGGAGCTTCGCACAGGCGAGAATCTGCCTGCGCCGGAATTGCTGAAGGACGTCGCAAACAAACCTGCGATGACGTTAGCGCAATGGCTGGATCTTGCAGAGTCGCATCAGCCTTCGCTCATGGAAGCGCGTGCAACGGTAAAACGCAGTGAACAGCAGGCTCGGCAGGTGGCATTGCCGCCCGATCCTGTGGTTGGATACTCCGGCGAACATATTCGTGGTGGCAACTATCACGGCGGCGAGCAGGGCGCGTTTCTTTCGCAGGAAATTGTGTTGGGACGGAAGCTCGCATTGCGTCGTGATGTAGTGCGCGCGGAAGGCAGAGCGAATGAGCATGCTGTGGAAGTGCAGCGAGCCCGCGTGCATAACGATGTAGCGCAGCGGTTTTTCGACGCGTTGAGTGCGCAGGTTTTCGTGACGATTCATGAACGCATGTTGAAGCGTGCAGAAGATGCGCAGGTGAATGCGCATGAGCTGATGCGTGTGGGACAGGCTGATGCGGCGGATGTGTTGAAAGCTGAAATACAGGCAGAGCAGGCGAAGATGGATTTTGTGGATGCGCAGCGAATGTTTCTTGCATCGTTTGGAAGGCTTGCTGCTACGGCAGGCGTGCCTGCGATGAGTGCTCAGCCATTGGATGGAAGATTGGCGGAGCCTCCGCAGATGGATGTGCAGGATGTGATGCGCAAGGGTGTGGAAGATAGTCCCGCGGTGAAGCAGGCGGCGGCCTCGGTTGCGATTGCAGAAGCGCAGGTGAAATCCGCAAAGCGCGAGTCGGTCCCTGATATGAAGATCACTGCAGGTGAATGGTATTCCGGCGAACGGCTGGATGGAACGAACAAAGCAGCAGGTTGGATGGGATTTGCGCAGGCGGGAGTGCAGTTGCCGTTGTGGAATCGCAACCAGGGAAATGTTGGTGCGGCTAAGGCGGAACTCTCGCGTGCGCAGGCTGCGGTGGTTCGTACGCAGATGTGGACACGCGAACGCGCAGAGCCGATTGCACAACAGTATGAGCAGGCGCGCTTCTCGGCAGAACGATATCGCACGCAGATGTTGCCAAGAGCACGCAGGGCGTATGAATTGGAAGTAATGAAGTATCAGCAGATGGGACAGGCATATCCCAAAGTGCTTGAGTCACAGGCGTTGTTGTATGAGTTGCAGCTTGGTTATGTGAAGGCGCTGCACGAGGAATGGTCAGCGGCAATTGCACTGGAAAACTTTACGTTGGATGGAGCACTGGAAAAGCCTGTCAGCATCGGTGCGGACGATCTGATGCGGAATCTGCCTTCGAGTGCGGGGAATTGAGGTTTGTTGCGATGAGTTGCTGTGGTGGTGAAGAGAAAACGGTTGCAGCGCAGACCGATCCGGTGTGCGGAATGTTGGTTGATCCGGCGAAGGCCGCAGCAGCAACGGAATATAGGGGCGACATGTATTACTTCTGTTCGAAAGGATGTCACGCGAAATTCACCGCTGATCCTGAGAAGTATCTGCATCCTGTTCCTGCTGCTCCTCCACCTGCTGGCGCGGAAAACATGGAATACACGTGCCCGATGGACCCGCAGATTCGGCAGATGGGACCAGGGACATGTCCTATTTGCGGTATGGCATTGGAACCTGTTGGTGTGGTCCTGGAGGAAGATACTTCCGAGCTGGATGGCATGACGAGGCGGCTGTGGATTGCCGCGGTGTTGACGCTGCCATTGTTGTTGATGATGTTCACTCGACCGATGCCGGTGGTTGAATTGCTATTGGCTACTGCAGTGGTCTGGGGGTGCGGATGGCCGTTCTTTGTGCGTGGGTGGCAGTCCGTGCGCACCGGAAATTGGAACATGTTTACGCTGATTGCTCTTGGCACAGGCGCGGCCTATCTGTATAGCCTGGCCGCGGTAGTGGCGCCGCAGTTGTTTCCTGCAACAGCGCGTGATGCATCCGGAGAGATTGGACTGTACTTTGAACCTGCGGCCGTGATCGTCACGCTGGTGCTGGTGGGGCAGGTGCTGGAGCTTCGTGCGCGCAGCAGCACGGGGGCTGCACT is a window encoding:
- a CDS encoding TolC family protein, whose translation is MKMHFLVLVCVMASGAAAAQSMEGMHHDHAAMQQQQQNLPVTSEPLVYPMQAVQEPEALELRTGENLPAPELLKDVANKPAMTLAQWLDLAESHQPSLMEARATVKRSEQQARQVALPPDPVVGYSGEHIRGGNYHGGEQGAFLSQEIVLGRKLALRRDVVRAEGRANEHAVEVQRARVHNDVAQRFFDALSAQVFVTIHERMLKRAEDAQVNAHELMRVGQADAADVLKAEIQAEQAKMDFVDAQRMFLASFGRLAATAGVPAMSAQPLDGRLAEPPQMDVQDVMRKGVEDSPAVKQAAASVAIAEAQVKSAKRESVPDMKITAGEWYSGERLDGTNKAAGWMGFAQAGVQLPLWNRNQGNVGAAKAELSRAQAAVVRTQMWTRERAEPIAQQYEQARFSAERYRTQMLPRARRAYELEVMKYQQMGQAYPKVLESQALLYELQLGYVKALHEEWSAAIALENFTLDGALEKPVSIGADDLMRNLPSSAGN
- a CDS encoding multicopper oxidase family protein — protein: MSTRRSFLQRTAAWSAALLAAGREGKAEIVASVPQNPGPQVHARGGYLGTASGSLSKLDTGAKPSGTAPVITTEVGDLPFQMDGDVKVFHLTASVFRQQIAPQKWADVWGFNGSAPGPTIQVTQGDKIRVIYKNELPESTSIHWHGFEDTIGNDGMPGISQEPIKPGESYTYHFTIKQEGTFFYHSHMAMQEMAGMLGAVIMHPRVPYRPHCEKDYLIHLQEFALLANQTIPDTMKMEYNWLLLNGKASPATTPLIVKQGERIRIRFVNMGMDHHPMHVHGHTFYTTGTEGGRIPETAWWPGNTVLVGVGQSRDVEFVADNPGDWMLHCHLPHHMMNQMVTQVGPMTRPMNMDTAAKPASRNGDSALADTDMDPSMMGMMQQQMDGSPRMSAQQRKQQNAFDTSHEGMMQQMQETAPNAENVPNYPQDALMEGPMMTMDALVNRPENLGLRTNWSRFMQGMMTFVRVLPAEQYDRVIAAMRAANRSNDPFVSLYGGAATSAVAKVEEVRR